From the genome of Halomonas sp. MCCC 1A13316, one region includes:
- the purU gene encoding formyltetrahydrofolate deformylase yields the protein MSEISDYSNQYILTVSCKTAPGIVAGIASYITDRGGYIAELSQFDDKISGQFFLRTLFNITPDSSYTFDDICAGFNDLANKHGIEWAMHEVIHPTKVLIMVSKFDHCLVDLLYRYRKGEFNIDITAVVSNHLDLQPLVEREGFHFVHLPVTAETKLEKEAELLNIIKETGTDLVVLARYMQVLSDSLCKQLHGRAINIHHSFLPGFKGAKPYHQAFERGVKLIGATAHYVTADLDEGPIIEQAVLPVNHAYYPDELVALGRDTETKALASAVKLHTENRVFLSGNKTIIFK from the coding sequence ATGAGTGAAATTTCGGATTACTCCAACCAGTACATCCTCACTGTCAGTTGCAAAACCGCACCTGGCATCGTTGCCGGTATCGCATCTTATATTACAGATCGTGGCGGCTATATCGCGGAGCTGTCTCAATTTGATGACAAAATCAGTGGACAGTTCTTTTTGCGGACGTTGTTCAATATCACCCCGGACTCCAGCTACACCTTCGACGACATCTGCGCTGGATTCAATGACTTGGCAAACAAGCATGGCATAGAGTGGGCGATGCATGAGGTCATCCATCCGACTAAGGTCTTGATCATGGTATCCAAGTTCGACCACTGCCTGGTCGATCTTCTTTACCGTTATCGAAAAGGCGAATTTAATATCGATATCACTGCGGTCGTATCCAACCATCTGGATCTTCAACCACTAGTTGAGCGAGAAGGCTTTCACTTTGTTCACCTACCAGTGACAGCAGAAACCAAACTGGAAAAGGAAGCCGAGCTGCTCAACATCATCAAAGAGACCGGAACCGACCTGGTGGTACTGGCACGTTACATGCAAGTCTTGTCTGACAGTCTATGTAAGCAGCTGCACGGCCGAGCCATTAATATCCATCACTCCTTTCTGCCCGGCTTCAAAGGGGCCAAGCCTTATCATCAGGCATTTGAGCGTGGCGTTAAGCTGATCGGTGCCACTGCACATTACGTGACCGCGGATCTGGATGAAGGCCCGATTATCGAACAGGCCGTGCTGCCAGTTAATCATGCTTACTACCCGGATGAACTTGTTGCCCTTGGCCGCGACACCGAAACGAAAGCACTGGCAAGCGCCGTTAAGTTGCATACTGAGAACCGTGTATTCCTTTCAGGTAACAAAACCATTATTTTTAAATAG
- a CDS encoding methylenetetrahydrofolate reductase C-terminal domain-containing protein encodes MYSIRLWAVRHARFLEHVYRLFEPVVVNLQPLWNSVGYQRAEKTVGKLEKISKELLFDCKMCGQCVLISTGMSCPMNCPKSLRNGPCGGVRTNGNCEVYPEMRCVWVEAWDGSQKMKDGDKIQVVQLPVDHRQKGTSSWLRVARNASNSTQGHKNPSR; translated from the coding sequence ATGTATTCCATTCGTCTTTGGGCCGTGCGGCACGCGAGATTCCTTGAGCACGTATATAGATTATTCGAACCGGTAGTCGTCAATTTGCAGCCGCTTTGGAACTCGGTAGGCTACCAGCGCGCGGAAAAGACCGTGGGCAAACTGGAAAAGATCAGCAAAGAATTGCTTTTCGACTGCAAGATGTGTGGTCAGTGCGTCCTCATCTCTACCGGGATGTCATGCCCCATGAACTGTCCTAAATCATTGCGCAACGGCCCTTGTGGTGGGGTACGCACCAACGGCAATTGTGAGGTATATCCGGAGATGCGGTGTGTCTGGGTCGAAGCTTGGGATGGAAGCCAGAAGATGAAAGACGGCGACAAGATCCAGGTAGTGCAATTGCCCGTTGATCACCGTCAGAAGGGAACCTCGTCCTGGCTGCGTGTCGCTCGTAACGCGTCTAACTCGACACAAGGCCATAAGAACCCTTCAAGATGA
- a CDS encoding DUF2945 domain-containing protein, which yields MVKRFKVGDHVSWNSEAGQVSGKIIKVHTQDTEYKGHKRHASEDEPQYEIKSDKTDHIAMHKDSALSKLDD from the coding sequence ATGGTCAAGCGCTTCAAGGTGGGAGATCACGTCAGCTGGAACTCCGAGGCGGGGCAGGTAAGCGGCAAGATCATCAAGGTTCATACCCAGGACACGGAGTACAAGGGGCACAAGCGCCATGCGAGTGAGGACGAGCCGCAATACGAGATCAAGAGCGACAAGACCGATCACATCGCCATGCACAAGGATTCGGCGCTCTCCAAGCTAGACGACTAG
- a CDS encoding MFS transporter: MKRLTPLGMATLGSGVIAITYGLARFVFGLFLPSMREELTISSTMAGVIGALPFLSFVFAILAAPWVTRSLGVRHAGAAAAGLAGVGLMTIALAPSSLLLAAGVLVCGISTGLSSPAMAEAVSRVVPPGLRGRVNATINAGTSVGIALAMPAVLIWAQAWRSAYTGFAALAALAALTAYFYLPRGKRSTSSSRPRSAALPRSRKQWLRIIRLSGLAAGMGCVSAAYWVFAPDAVITAGGLASSKTAWMWLAVGLGGLVGGSAGDLISRFGSLISHMTGITVMAASLALLALHPSNFVLAMSSAALFGAGYMILTGFHLVRSVEIMADAPAFAPVLPLLATSVGQVAGSPLAGWLVGTEGHAATFMFFATLGLAVAGLGTWLLKERAAVDERTPG; encoded by the coding sequence ATGAAGCGCCTTACTCCACTCGGCATGGCGACCCTCGGCAGTGGGGTAATTGCCATCACCTATGGCCTGGCCCGCTTCGTATTCGGGCTGTTCCTGCCTTCGATGCGCGAGGAGCTGACGATTTCCTCCACCATGGCGGGTGTGATCGGCGCCCTGCCCTTCCTTAGCTTCGTTTTTGCGATTCTTGCGGCCCCTTGGGTGACTCGGAGCCTCGGGGTTCGGCACGCCGGAGCCGCGGCGGCTGGCCTGGCCGGGGTCGGGCTGATGACGATCGCCCTGGCACCTTCATCGCTACTGCTGGCCGCTGGCGTGCTGGTCTGCGGCATCAGTACCGGCCTCTCCTCACCGGCGATGGCCGAGGCTGTGTCCCGCGTCGTTCCGCCCGGGCTGCGCGGACGGGTCAATGCCACCATCAATGCAGGTACGAGCGTTGGGATCGCGCTCGCCATGCCCGCGGTGCTTATTTGGGCGCAAGCCTGGCGAAGTGCATATACCGGCTTCGCTGCGCTGGCGGCACTGGCTGCCTTGACGGCTTACTTCTACCTTCCCCGGGGCAAGCGCTCTACCTCTTCATCACGGCCCCGTTCAGCAGCCCTTCCTCGCAGTCGCAAGCAGTGGTTGAGAATCATCCGGCTAAGCGGCTTGGCCGCCGGGATGGGGTGCGTTAGCGCAGCCTATTGGGTGTTTGCCCCCGATGCGGTAATCACCGCCGGAGGGTTGGCGTCGAGCAAGACCGCTTGGATGTGGCTGGCAGTCGGCCTCGGTGGGCTAGTGGGTGGCAGCGCTGGTGATCTCATCTCGCGCTTCGGATCGCTCATCAGCCATATGACAGGCATCACGGTGATGGCCGCCAGCCTAGCGCTGCTGGCCCTGCATCCCAGCAACTTCGTCCTCGCCATGTCATCGGCGGCTCTGTTCGGCGCCGGGTACATGATCCTTACCGGGTTCCACCTGGTCAGGAGCGTTGAAATCATGGCCGACGCGCCCGCCTTCGCCCCGGTGCTTCCACTGCTGGCCACCTCGGTCGGCCAGGTCGCCGGCTCACCACTGGCAGGCTGGCTCGTCGGTACCGAAGGCCATGCCGCCACCTTCATGTTCTTCGCCACCCTGGGGCTCGCCGTCGCCGGGCTAGGGACCTGGCTGCTGAAGGAGAGAGCCGCTGTCGATGAGCGCACCCCCGGCTAG
- the folD gene encoding bifunctional methylenetetrahydrofolate dehydrogenase/methenyltetrahydrofolate cyclohydrolase FolD, producing the protein MTQLIDGKKLSNQILQEVASEVELLKGEHDIVPTLAVVLVGEDPASQVYVRNKVKRAKEAGMGSIEHRLDAETSQNTLNELIDHLNKDPEVHGILVQLPLPSHLDEDVVIASIHPAKDVDGFHPLNVGALASGRPLLVPCTPQGCMIMLHQIHPDLSGKNVVVVGRSNIVGKPMAALLLQANCTVTIAHSRTKDIESLCRDADIVVAAVGRAEFINADWIKPGATIIDVGINAIDVDGKRKLVGDVHFESVARVAGAITPVPGGVGPMTIACLLLNTTRAARCQLA; encoded by the coding sequence ATGACTCAATTAATAGACGGAAAAAAGCTCTCGAACCAGATCTTGCAAGAAGTTGCCTCTGAAGTCGAGCTGCTCAAGGGCGAACATGACATAGTGCCGACGCTGGCTGTCGTGCTGGTGGGGGAGGATCCCGCCAGCCAAGTGTACGTGAGAAACAAGGTGAAGCGGGCGAAAGAGGCGGGAATGGGTTCTATTGAGCACCGCCTTGATGCCGAAACCTCCCAGAACACACTGAATGAGCTAATTGATCATCTAAACAAAGATCCCGAGGTTCACGGCATTCTAGTGCAACTGCCGCTTCCATCACATCTCGATGAGGATGTGGTGATAGCCTCCATCCATCCAGCTAAAGATGTTGATGGCTTTCACCCACTAAACGTCGGGGCACTTGCTTCTGGGCGGCCATTGCTCGTGCCGTGCACGCCACAAGGTTGCATGATCATGTTGCACCAGATCCATCCGGACCTTAGTGGCAAGAATGTCGTAGTGGTGGGGCGCTCCAATATCGTAGGAAAGCCAATGGCTGCACTGCTCCTACAGGCAAACTGCACTGTCACTATTGCCCATTCACGAACCAAGGACATCGAATCACTGTGCCGCGATGCCGATATTGTGGTCGCGGCGGTCGGCCGCGCGGAGTTCATCAACGCTGACTGGATCAAGCCAGGTGCAACGATAATCGATGTCGGCATTAACGCCATTGATGTCGACGGCAAGAGAAAGCTCGTGGGTGATGTGCATTTCGAGTCGGTTGCCCGCGTCGCTGGTGCAATTACGCCCGTACCCGGTGGCGTGGGTCCAATGACGATCGCCTGCCTGCTCTTGAATACGACCCGTGCAGCAAGGTGTCAGTTGGCCTGA
- a CDS encoding BCCT family transporter, which yields MNHNDEITMAPGHDNTQVLGLDFHNPVFPLSALAIIAFILYALIYPDAANTQLTAARGWSIEHFDWLFMIVGNIFVLLCLVLIVLPLGRIRLGGENARPEHSRLSWFSMLFAAGMGIGLMFWSVAEPVAYYTDWYGTPLNAAAGTPEGASAAIGATMFHWGLHPWAIYGVVGLSLAFFAYNRGLPLSLRSAFTPLLGNRVRGWPGHLIDITAVLATIFGLATSLGFGASQAAGGLNYLFDVPNTLGTQIAIIVGVTAVALFSVWRGIDGGVKLFSNINMVLALLLLLFVVLTGSTLLFLNGLWDTTLAYASHIVPLSSWIGRDDTTWYHGWTVFYWAWWISWSPFVGMFIARVSRGRTVREFLTAVLLVPTLVTIVWMSAFGGTALAQSAAGVGELANGISDVSLAMFHMLEQLPLTTLTSSLAILLVLIFFVTSSDSGSLVIDSITAGGKTDAPRGQRVFWATLEGVIAGILLYGGGDAALGALQAGAVATGLPFSLVLLVMCVGLVKSLRQEHRDLVLAGAT from the coding sequence ATGAACCACAACGACGAAATCACCATGGCCCCGGGCCATGATAACACCCAGGTGCTGGGCCTGGACTTCCACAACCCCGTCTTTCCCCTCTCTGCCTTGGCGATCATCGCCTTCATCCTCTATGCCCTGATCTATCCCGACGCTGCCAACACTCAGTTGACGGCCGCCCGGGGTTGGTCCATCGAGCATTTCGACTGGCTGTTCATGATCGTCGGCAATATCTTCGTGCTGCTCTGCCTGGTGCTGATCGTGCTGCCCCTGGGGCGCATCCGGCTGGGCGGTGAGAACGCCCGGCCGGAGCATTCGCGGCTCTCCTGGTTCAGTATGTTGTTTGCCGCCGGCATGGGCATTGGCCTGATGTTCTGGAGCGTGGCCGAACCGGTTGCTTATTACACTGACTGGTACGGTACGCCACTGAACGCCGCCGCCGGAACCCCGGAAGGGGCTAGTGCCGCCATCGGTGCCACCATGTTCCACTGGGGACTGCATCCCTGGGCCATCTACGGCGTGGTGGGCCTCTCCCTGGCCTTCTTCGCCTACAACCGTGGGCTACCGCTGAGCCTGCGCTCGGCCTTCACCCCGCTGCTGGGTAACCGGGTACGTGGCTGGCCCGGCCACCTGATCGACATCACTGCGGTACTGGCGACCATCTTCGGCCTGGCCACCTCGCTGGGCTTCGGGGCCTCCCAGGCCGCCGGCGGCCTCAACTACCTGTTCGACGTGCCCAACACCCTCGGCACCCAGATCGCCATCATCGTCGGTGTCACAGCGGTGGCGCTGTTCTCGGTGTGGCGCGGCATCGACGGGGGCGTGAAGCTGTTCTCCAATATCAACATGGTGCTCGCACTGCTGCTGCTGCTGTTCGTGGTGTTGACCGGCTCAACCCTGCTGTTCCTCAACGGCCTGTGGGACACCACCCTGGCCTACGCCAGCCATATCGTGCCGCTCTCCAGCTGGATCGGCCGCGATGACACCACCTGGTACCACGGCTGGACGGTGTTCTACTGGGCCTGGTGGATCTCCTGGTCGCCCTTCGTCGGCATGTTCATCGCGCGGGTCTCGCGCGGGCGCACGGTCCGCGAGTTCCTGACCGCTGTGCTGCTGGTGCCGACCCTGGTCACCATCGTCTGGATGAGCGCCTTCGGCGGCACCGCCCTAGCCCAGTCCGCGGCCGGCGTCGGCGAGCTGGCCAATGGCATCAGCGACGTCTCCCTGGCGATGTTCCACATGCTCGAGCAGCTGCCGCTGACGACCCTGACCTCCAGCCTGGCGATCCTGCTGGTGCTGATCTTCTTCGTCACCTCCTCGGATTCCGGCTCGCTGGTGATCGACAGCATCACGGCTGGCGGCAAGACCGATGCCCCGCGCGGCCAAAGGGTCTTCTGGGCCACCTTGGAAGGAGTGATCGCCGGAATACTGCTATACGGCGGCGGCGACGCCGCACTCGGCGCCCTTCAGGCCGGCGCCGTGGCCACTGGCCTGCCTTTCTCCCTGGTCTTGCTGGTGATGTGCGTGGGCCTGGTAAAGAGCCTGCGCCAGGAACATCGCGATCTGGTGCTTGCGGGCGCGACCTGA